In a genomic window of Prochlorococcus marinus subsp. marinus str. CCMP1375:
- a CDS encoding type 1 glutamine amidotransferase, with protein MFRLVVLQHLGREGPGLFAKVALQRGMNVIICRLDLGDAVPDLLEEDVLLILGGPMGLRDMNNDNYPWLLKEISLLQVALQKKIPVIGVCLGAQLLAYAAGGKVERLTLGKNKKEGLEVGWGSIYFINANNPFNFSGDLRPKVLHWHGDRIILPEGAQLIASSDICAEQFFCIPPCSYGIQFHVEIEEHIFSQWISEDKEFIQKAFGDKASTILKQQQKKFGAQTLNHRINFIDKLYEVLEL; from the coding sequence ATGTTCAGATTAGTAGTTCTTCAACATTTGGGAAGAGAAGGACCTGGATTGTTTGCCAAAGTGGCTCTTCAACGTGGGATGAATGTGATTATTTGCCGATTAGATTTAGGAGACGCAGTCCCTGACTTATTAGAAGAGGATGTTTTATTAATACTGGGAGGTCCTATGGGCCTTCGAGATATGAATAATGATAATTACCCATGGCTTCTTAAGGAGATCAGTTTATTGCAGGTTGCTTTGCAGAAAAAAATACCGGTAATCGGCGTTTGCTTGGGGGCTCAGCTTTTGGCATATGCTGCAGGAGGTAAAGTGGAGCGATTAACTCTAGGAAAGAACAAAAAAGAAGGGTTAGAAGTTGGGTGGGGTTCAATTTATTTCATTAATGCAAATAATCCATTTAACTTTTCAGGTGATTTAAGACCAAAGGTTTTGCATTGGCATGGAGACAGAATTATTTTGCCTGAGGGGGCCCAATTAATTGCTAGTAGCGATATTTGTGCAGAACAGTTTTTTTGTATTCCGCCTTGCTCGTATGGCATTCAGTTTCATGTTGAGATTGAAGAACATATTTTTTCTCAATGGATCTCAGAAGATAAAGAGTTTATTCAAAAGGCATTTGGCGATAAGGCCTCTACTATTTTAAAGCAGCAACAAAAGAAGTTTGGTGCGCAGACTTTAAATCATCGTATTAATTTCATAGATAAATTGTATGAGGTTTTAGAACTTTAG
- a CDS encoding sodium-dependent transporter, producing MALREQWRSRWGFVLAAAGSAVGLGNLWGFAYRASEGGGAAFLLLYILIVLVVCLPVLVSEMVLGRSTGSSPLLAPVNAAGPRWSPMGWLFVIAPLGIGSYYAVLMGWTLDTLIHSIFFGLPSNLSEAETFFGSISSGSSVLLGQLISLLLTAIVVSAGVRGGIERLSRLGVPILFGLLLILALWAATLSGTWEGYRTFLLKLDASQFFNPSTIRNAFTQAFFSLSLGIGIMVAYSSYLDKKNQLPKEAVSVASIDTAVGLLAGMITFPIVMSFGLKEVISGSTVGTLFISLPTGLGTLGLTGRVVAILFFALAYIAAITSSISLLEVPVSSIMDRLGWGRSKAVFVSTGLLFVLGIPSALNLDVLGKMDSIFGGVLLILGGFLLSIFLGWVVPNRFDEDLAGCNSNHRVRRYLKFMLRWVSPPVIAFGLIVSVVDLFQNWSS from the coding sequence ATGGCATTACGAGAACAATGGCGGTCTAGATGGGGGTTTGTGCTTGCCGCTGCTGGCAGTGCAGTTGGATTAGGTAATCTTTGGGGCTTTGCTTATAGAGCCTCTGAAGGAGGTGGTGCGGCATTCTTACTCCTTTATATTTTGATTGTTTTGGTTGTTTGTCTTCCTGTACTTGTTTCTGAAATGGTTCTTGGAAGAAGCACAGGAAGTAGTCCCTTGCTTGCACCAGTAAATGCTGCGGGACCTCGATGGAGTCCAATGGGCTGGCTGTTTGTTATTGCTCCTTTGGGAATAGGCTCTTATTACGCAGTCTTAATGGGATGGACTTTAGATACCCTCATACATTCAATTTTCTTTGGATTGCCCTCGAACCTTTCTGAAGCAGAAACATTCTTTGGTTCAATTAGCTCTGGAAGTAGTGTCCTTTTAGGTCAACTTATAAGTTTGTTGCTTACAGCTATTGTCGTCTCAGCTGGGGTTCGAGGAGGAATTGAGCGGCTAAGTAGATTGGGTGTGCCAATACTTTTTGGGTTGCTTTTGATACTTGCTCTTTGGGCAGCTACTTTGTCAGGAACTTGGGAAGGGTATAGAACTTTTCTTTTAAAGCTAGATGCCTCTCAATTCTTTAACCCGTCAACTATTCGCAATGCATTTACACAAGCATTCTTTTCTTTAAGTCTAGGTATTGGAATCATGGTGGCTTATTCCTCCTATTTGGATAAAAAGAATCAATTGCCAAAAGAAGCTGTTTCAGTTGCTTCTATTGATACAGCGGTTGGATTATTAGCAGGAATGATTACTTTCCCAATCGTAATGAGTTTTGGACTTAAGGAAGTAATTAGTGGTTCGACTGTTGGAACATTATTTATTTCATTGCCTACTGGATTGGGAACGCTTGGTTTGACTGGCAGAGTAGTAGCAATTTTGTTTTTTGCTCTTGCCTATATTGCTGCTATTACTTCTTCTATTTCTTTGTTGGAAGTGCCAGTTTCTTCAATAATGGATCGATTAGGATGGGGGCGATCTAAGGCGGTTTTTGTTTCAACAGGGTTGTTATTTGTACTTGGCATACCTTCTGCTTTGAATTTGGATGTTTTAGGAAAGATGGATAGCATTTTCGGAGGAGTATTGCTAATTCTAGGTGGCTTCTTGTTGTCTATTTTCTTAGGTTGGGTTGTACCGAATAGATTTGATGAAGATCTTGCAGGTTGTAATTCAAATCATAGGGTACGCAGATATCTCAAATTCATGCTTCGTTGGGTATCTCCTCCCGTAATTGCTTTTGGCTTGATTGTTAGTGTAGTAGACCTTTTCCAGAATTGGTCTAGTTAA
- a CDS encoding DUF1330 domain-containing protein translates to MSKGYWIKQVSIESTDLFIEYIQTVIPWLLSVGGIVIAKDISQKSDLNEWDGGQLGVVVEFESRSAAQKAFDSNVFQEYIDLHGLNSDLSLSIFG, encoded by the coding sequence GTGTCAAAAGGTTATTGGATTAAACAGGTAAGTATTGAAAGCACGGATTTATTTATTGAATACATCCAAACGGTTATTCCTTGGTTGCTTTCAGTTGGAGGAATCGTAATAGCAAAGGACATTAGTCAAAAATCTGATTTAAATGAATGGGACGGAGGTCAATTAGGGGTTGTTGTGGAATTTGAATCAAGATCTGCTGCTCAAAAAGCTTTTGATTCCAATGTTTTTCAGGAATATATTGATTTGCATGGATTAAATTCTGATTTGAGTCTTTCTATTTTCGGTTAA
- a CDS encoding DegT/DnrJ/EryC1/StrS family aminotransferase, translating into MKTEEISWEAELDLDAVNFSVNQALNTKKLFRYQFKESNSLVNILENEVCKYVQSDFALGVSSATNAIFLALKAVGVKSNSKVLIPAFTFTAVPSAVLQCGAEPILVDINDNYVIDLKDLELKIISTEAKYLLLSHMRGHLCDMDKVVSICRKYSIILIEDAAHALGVKWKGKHAGTFGVAGVYSLQSYKLINAGEGGVLVTNDPEVFWKSVFMSGSYEKNYLLHSSNQTDIAEKYINQLPIFNVRMNNLTAAIAIPQIHNIESTIDKINENYIRFSEILDSNKIICFPQESSLIRAVRDSAQIRIKLNESLRLKLKSELNNSNIPISYFGGKNNTNARLYENWKFLDISNAVLPNTKRNLEEVFDLRLPTHFTITTIENIARVFLKVLKKVESNS; encoded by the coding sequence ATGAAAACAGAAGAAATTTCATGGGAAGCTGAACTGGATTTAGATGCTGTTAATTTCTCAGTAAACCAAGCGCTGAACACTAAAAAGCTTTTTAGATATCAATTTAAAGAATCAAATAGTTTGGTCAACATCCTTGAAAATGAAGTATGTAAATATGTGCAAAGTGATTTTGCACTTGGTGTTTCATCAGCAACTAATGCTATTTTCTTGGCCCTAAAAGCAGTCGGTGTCAAGTCCAATTCAAAAGTTCTAATCCCAGCTTTTACTTTTACTGCAGTTCCCAGTGCTGTTTTGCAGTGTGGCGCAGAGCCTATTCTCGTAGACATTAACGATAATTATGTAATTGATCTAAAGGACTTAGAGTTAAAGATTATCTCTACGGAGGCTAAATACCTCTTGCTATCGCACATGAGGGGACACTTGTGTGATATGGACAAAGTAGTAAGTATCTGCAGAAAGTATTCAATTATTCTTATTGAAGATGCTGCTCATGCTTTAGGAGTTAAATGGAAGGGGAAGCATGCAGGGACATTTGGTGTAGCAGGAGTTTATTCTCTACAATCTTATAAATTGATCAATGCTGGAGAAGGTGGAGTACTAGTTACTAATGATCCTGAGGTTTTCTGGAAATCAGTATTTATGTCTGGATCTTATGAAAAGAATTATCTATTGCATTCCTCAAATCAAACTGATATTGCTGAAAAATATATCAACCAGTTACCAATATTTAATGTAAGAATGAATAACTTGACTGCTGCCATAGCCATTCCACAAATCCATAATATTGAATCCACTATTGATAAAATAAATGAAAACTATATAAGGTTTTCTGAAATACTAGATAGCAATAAAATCATTTGCTTTCCACAAGAGTCAAGCCTAATAAGAGCAGTGAGAGACTCAGCACAAATACGTATAAAATTAAATGAGAGTCTTCGACTGAAATTAAAATCAGAGCTAAATAATTCAAATATCCCAATCAGTTATTTTGGCGGTAAAAATAATACCAATGCACGTTTATATGAAAACTGGAAGTTTCTAGATATAAGTAATGCTGTACTCCCTAATACTAAAAGAAATTTAGAAGAAGTATTCGATCTTCGATTACCTACTCATTTCACAATCACTACAATTGAGAACATCGCAAGAGTCTTCTTAAAAGTATTAAAAAAGGTAGAATCCAATAGCTGA
- a CDS encoding AbrB family transcriptional regulator: MLTGKDLLAKVKDLGDVSKSDLVKACGYVSTKKGGGERLNFTAFYEALLEAKGVNLASESAGGIGKGGRKLSYVATVQGNGNLLIGKAYTALLDLKPGDNFEIKMGRKGFRLVPEGDG; the protein is encoded by the coding sequence ATGCTCACGGGTAAGGATTTGTTAGCCAAAGTCAAGGACTTAGGTGATGTATCAAAATCTGATCTAGTCAAGGCATGTGGATATGTATCCACAAAGAAAGGCGGTGGCGAACGTCTTAACTTCACAGCATTTTACGAAGCTCTTCTTGAAGCTAAAGGTGTAAATCTTGCATCTGAAAGCGCAGGAGGTATTGGTAAAGGTGGAAGGAAGCTTAGTTATGTAGCAACTGTTCAAGGTAATGGAAATCTATTGATCGGCAAAGCCTACACAGCTCTTTTAGATCTTAAGCCTGGCGATAACTTTGAAATCAAAATGGGTCGCAAAGGATTTCGTTTAGTTCCTGAAGGCGACGGTTAA
- a CDS encoding DUF1643 domain-containing protein produces MRSDASFSSCGIYRWRLTRFLNNSKKELIFVGLNPSMANSSENDPTIRRIVGFADLWGYGSLTVINLFAKISKKPKILKYCHDPIGPRNDFEINKNLRHWSNNHLCDLWIGWGVNGKLMNRNNQVLKKIRDYDSKTPYVIGLTKEGHPCHPLYISKQSKLIHYYQN; encoded by the coding sequence ATGAGATCAGATGCTTCATTTAGTTCTTGTGGAATTTATAGGTGGAGACTGACTAGATTTCTAAATAATTCAAAAAAAGAACTAATTTTCGTTGGTTTAAATCCCTCAATGGCAAATTCTTCTGAGAATGATCCTACAATTAGGAGAATTGTAGGATTTGCAGATTTATGGGGATATGGATCTCTTACGGTTATTAATTTATTTGCAAAGATATCCAAAAAGCCAAAAATACTTAAATATTGCCATGATCCTATTGGGCCAAGGAATGATTTTGAAATAAATAAAAACCTAAGACATTGGTCAAACAATCATTTATGCGATTTATGGATTGGCTGGGGAGTGAATGGGAAACTCATGAATAGAAATAATCAAGTTTTAAAGAAGATAAGAGATTATGATTCAAAAACACCTTACGTAATTGGTCTTACTAAAGAAGGTCATCCTTGCCATCCTTTATATATTTCCAAGCAGTCGAAGTTAATTCATTACTATCAAAACTAA